The window CAAAAATATCTAACATAAAAATTTGtatagtagaataataaaaaaaagttattacttAAACCCTAAAAACGTATTTTATACTATCTTGATTATTATGACAtagtataatatattttaacttgttataaaaaaatattaaaatttaaatattttatattttaatattaattattaaataattaaaatgaactaaatatattacaataacaataaatgtgttttatattatttattttatcatcacaattatattaatattaatacaaAATATTGCTGGTATAatacattttattttcttggaataaaaagctaaattaatattgttatgaatattaaaaataaataaaatttgtgaATCCAATTACTAAAACTTTTAGTAAATATAAATCTACAAAAAATAGTCCAAAAGTCCGATCCAAACCAAAAACTTACACAAAGATGTAATaaattaaggtttaattattctattggtctctataatttcgtaaaatttttaattaagttcttatactttttttttaattggtccctgtatcaaattttttttaattaagtcactcttaataataattagattaattttataaagacccaactaaaaataaaaaaaaattgatgcaggaacccaaataaaagaaaaaaaaaatatagaaattcaattaaaaaaatttggtacaagaacttaaaagaaaaaaaactgatacggaaataaaaggataaacaagacaagaattgagattgaataagaagatacattgaaattgaaatcgaaataaaaaggataaattgaaattgaatacaagagaatcactctactttctacccaatttcttgatgcaacaagaaagggactcctcaacctaacttgtcaacgccatagtttgggaattgattcgaagggactcctcaaccttctaaccAATTTCCtgatgcaacaagagagggacttCTCAACCTCagttgtccacaccatggttttATCATGAAACCAAAAATGGGTTTtaaacctctaaaaattctatactacgactacaatagctaaggaggtatttataacctcttattaggttaaaacaaagaaaaaccctaaaatccataAACATgaggcccaatctagtaattaaataaacaaaatcaaaatacattaaattaaaatattctaaaaatgtaaactaatatcttctaaataatatttaaactctTCATATCACAAACATTTGAAGCACGCATAAAAAAtacaaagacctaattaaaatttcgtaaaactataaaaactaacagaataattaaaccatcaATTAATAATGCATACAAAAATGGCCAAATTTTTCAAGTGTTTAGTGCAAATAGCAAGTTAATTAACTTCAATTATTTTCGTTTAACCTCACATAtggaaacgaaaaacagaaaatcaatTCATAAAACAGAAAATCAATTCATAAAGTTGTGACAAGAGCAATAAAAGAAGAACCACGCGTCACTTTTCAAACTAGACATGTATGACTCATAGCATGTTTTTTTCTTCGGTCTATATAGAATtttttggaatttgaatcttttaaatttttagctttcactttaaaagataaaatataatttctaatttttaaataatttttttaattttatctataaaataaatagtaaaagattatactttaccctttaaaataaaatttaaaatttaaaggataCAAATCCAATTTTTTGCAGTGAAATAGTTATCCTAAACTACTTGCACTACTCACTAAACTAAATCCATAATTTCTTTATATATGATGAAAATTAAGTGGAGCAAAAAATCTAACCCCGCCGTGTAGTTGGACGAGTTTTCATCTTAAGTTTAAGAGTTTAGGTTGGTTCAATATCGAACTTTTGTCACCTGTGTTAAAAAGTCAATGGTTTGCCGCTATATCTGTCTTCATACCATGGATGTggccataaaatatttttttctaattgaaagCCTCTATCCGCGAGGCCCGCCACACAATATAAAAATTgttcttctcttagcttcttttgTAGGATAAACTCtataaagaaagtaagaaaacacTAATAAGTAATAAGGAGATCCATGGAGGTTTCTTACACTGATCAAGAAGTTACAGTAGGAACAGTGAAGCTCAGTTCTAACAGACTCAACGACCTCAAATCATTCGATGAAACAAAAACTGGCGTCAAGGGTCTTGTTGACAAAGGCCTTACAAAGATTCCATCACTCTTCCATCACCAACATGATAATACGAAATCTCACAAAGCCGCAGATTTATGCAACTCAGAACATACAATTCCAGTTATAGACCTTGAAGATGTTGTTGTTACCAAAGATCCAAGCAAACGCGAAGGAGTTGTTTCAAGGATAAGGGAAGCTTGTAAGACATGGGGTTTCTTTCAAGTGGTGAATCATGGCATCCCTGAGAGTGTTCTTGAGGAGATGAAAGATGGGGTTAGAAGGTTCTTCGAACAAGACGATGAAGTGAAGAAAAAGTTTTATACACGTGACCAAAATAGGTCGTTTATTTATAACAGTAATTTTGATTTATATAGTTCACCAGCACTTAATTGGAGAGATACTTTTATGTGTTATCTTGCTCCTGATAATCCTAAACCAGTGGAATTGCCAGTAGTATGCAGGTATGTTCTAATTGCACTAGCTTTCACTTATATTACTAGATTAAACTAGACTTCCTTAAGTTGTTCTGTTTGGCTTAGTTTCGAACAGAGATAGTTAGGATGAGATAGGATATATTTGTGACATCAATAAGTGTTTAGATATTAATATAGAAtacagaatatatattaaaaataaattaaataatatatatttatatacatacatgATAATAGATTTGATagctaatttttaatttattgataatatttttgttGTGACATTATATTTCATTAGTATCATCatgtcttttctttttctctatgtCTCATCATGTTTTTTCCCCCTTTCTGTATTAGTCTTATTGGCTTATTGAACATTTTCTTTACATTTTTGTATCTATGTATTTGTGTTTTTGAAACAACTATAGATAGAAAAACTTTATTTCGGTGGTAGATCTTCTTAAAAAGAAGTTAGAgtatgtgtttttatttttggaattttgtgaattaaaaacaaatcaaaaagtaaaaaaatattattttttgtttttgctttcttacaattttttttttaaatacaaaccAAGCATATTTcaacaatttttttgtttaatctgTTTATTGATAGAGAATTTTTTACTATTTGTTagcattattatattttataatagagaaaagagattttatattaactaattgaAAAACACCTACAATTTCTGTGAATTTTCTAATTTAGCAGTTTCACTTTCATTTGTTCATTTTGTTTGTGACTTTGTGAATATCAGAATTTTTACACCAAAGTGTCATTATTTTCGAAACTTAATACTAAATgtcacttttttaaaattaattattcaaatgccacttttttttataataacataataaattataattaaaaataaataataaatcaattgTAACCTTAATAAAAAgataacaattaaataattaatttaaaaaaatgatattttgattataaattttaaaaaagaatagcATATTAATAAAAGAGCTTGAATACAAGTTATATCAACTAACACTTCAACTAATCCAAATATATTTACGTTATAAAATTCATTGCAAATATAGTTACGTTACACAATGAACAAAGACACAAATTTAAATCCTGTATTTTCTACCAGAGAACATATATTTACTTGGTAATACTAATTTGAATCTTCTTGTAGGGATATCCTTCTTGAATATGGGACTAATATTATGAAATTTGGGATTGCACTCTTTGAATTACTATCAGAAGCTCTTGGTTTGCATTCAAACTATTTAAGAGACATAGGTTGCACTTATGGACGTATTTTGCTTTGTCATTACTACCCTGCATGTCCTGAACCAGAACTAACTTTGGGAACCACCAAGCATTCTGATAACGACTTTATCACGGTGCTTCTCCAAGACCATATTGGCGGCCTTCAAGTCCTTCATGAGGATAAGTGGATCGATATACCGCCGGTACCAGGGGCTCTAGTGATCAATATTGGTGATCTTTTGCAGGCAAGTTTTCTTACTAATATTTTTATGTCTATAGTTTCATTGATAACAAAAGTTTTGTTGTTGAGAAGAAAAGGGTTAATTGTTAAATGATTCTTGAAAGATTGTGTATTCATCAATTTAATACTTGAAAGATCAAATTAATCTTTGAAAGATACcatgataaatcaaattgatcCCTTTACTAATTAGATAATGACGTATCACAAAATGATTGTATCATATGTCAACATCTTATTAATTATAGGACCAATTTAATTTACAGTTGTATCATCCAAAACCAATTTGAGGCATTGATCTTTGAAGAACTAAAATAATGCATACTTTATTTTTTAAGGACTATTTTCACTATTAAACTTATTTTGCATACTAATCATATACATTAATTTAGAATGACTACCACTAGTCCAATTTATAACCGCTCTTGCTGAGTTTCCATACTAAAATTTAAAGTATAATATATTATGTTACAACACCATGCAATTAATTTAAAAAGGTTTCAACCAAGATCCTATAATGTattaagtttatttaattttagatgaaAACAAAGATTTTATTAAAAACTTTTGTACACTGGAAAATCTGACTAGGAAGttagtaattataaaaatttcatACGAATTTTCACCCTAGAGAACTTGTTCTTAAGCAAATTTTGCAAATTAAAATGAGCTTATCTAGAGTTGCTAATTctacaattttattatttttcttgaaGTGCAGCTTATAACAAATGATATATTTAAGAGTGTTGAACATAGAGTACTGGCAAATCTCATTGGTCCAAGAATATCTGTTGCAAGCTTTTTCTGCTCAGGTATGAGATCATCATCAAAGCTTTATGGTCCTATAAAAGAACTGTTATCCGAAGACAATCCTGCAAAATACAGAAACACTACGATGGAGGAGTATGTAGCATACTATAATGCCAAAGGTCTTGATGGAACCACTGCTCTTGAACATTTTAGAGTTTGACTAGAAAAATTTGAAACTGGGGTTAGTTTAATAATCATGTTGGTAGTGACATGtatcaaataaaatttaaggtATATCCCAAAGTCACataatttgtaattttaattgAGATTTAGTTATATATAAGTTGAGGCCAATTATATGATACAGATGTGAGGTAAAGATATTCTCTTTAAATGAATGAGGTATTAACACCTGGATATTTGTTTTTGTGGAGACTGCAAGCTTGCCAGTAGATGTAGCTTGTCGGATGTGACTTTAGGTGTAGCCGTATAGGTGTATTCTTGTGAGCCGATCTAATGCAAACAGGTACTTAGGTGGTGGGCTGTGTTTTGATGTTTGAAGAATAAACCATAGTTACATAAGTGTGGGTTTATTAATGGATTGGTCAAGCATAATTTTTGGCATCTATTTTAGATCTACCAATATGTATTTAAGTATTTATACGTGAATTAAATGTGAAAATCGTTAGGATTAAAAGCTTAGTTTTTTCTCCCAAAtagttaatatattttatattattatttttactactataatgaatttaacaataatataaaatatatattaccattcatgtaataaattttaattatttttaatgttttcatTAATCATgaagtatataaaaaattttgaattaaatatttttgtaacaagttaaaatattaaaaataaataaaaactattacaataataattatatattttatattattattttttattttaaataataaaataattactgttttgtataaaaaataattattaaaaaatattttaatcaaatAGAATAAAGTGTATGTTATTTAACTCTAGCATAAAAAAAGAGTGAACGTTTTAGAAATGGCCTAAATTAAGCCACACATgtatctttttatttgtttttaccaaagatagggagactcgaacccgcaacctctaggtaagtatgaggagactatgccatttgagctatcaCTCTAGaattttaagagaaaaaagaaaaagctacGGTGCCCCAACTCTGAAGTTTAGTCATCCGCTCTGTTAGGATTTGGTAGGGAATCCTAATTTGTGTGATACATTCATCGAGTCTGTTTGGACTCGAATGCAACTCTGGGGATTACCAGAGCAATGCCAAAATCAAGGACTAGGTAGGAGAGTCAAAGAGTCAATGGGAAGTGACATAGAGGCtggtttgtttaattttaaaggGAAGGAAGAGAGGTTGCTAAAAGTTAAAGTATTATTAGACATATCAAAGTCCCTGCGTAAAACCCTAAAAATTGCAGGGAGAAATCAGAAGGTCATTGAGGTTCAGCCAAAGTACGAAAAGATTGGTAATTTTTGCTATTACTGTGGCTTCCTTAGATATGAAAACAAAGTATGCAAACAGTACTTAGAGGACTTTGCGACTGGAAAGACAACAGAGGAGAAATGGGGGGCAATGGTTACGGGCAGAGTGGGTTGGGAGAAAAATCAAAGAGCAGAAGAAGAATCAATACCCCAACAGATTTTCAGCAGCGAAGAAAAGGAAGACAGTAAATAAGAAGTCAACTCCAGTCAACATAAACCGAGTCTTTGCAAGTTTATCGGTGGATGAGAGCAATACACAAAAGCCAGAAGAAGATAAGAAAGTTCAAAGCAACCAGAAAGGAACTTGGGTAGAAGAGGAAGTAGCCAAAAGTGAGAGAGTATTGGAGgcaaagagaaaggagagaaacTTCCAGCAGATCTCGGATAATACAAATAATTCAGGAAGCCTCCCTAATTTTGGTTCTATGGAGAGGCTAAAAGGAAGAGATGTAAGGAAgaagataaaactgaaaaaactAGCATGGAAGGGAGGAGAAGTTAGTCCTATCACTGGAGTTAAGAGAGGGCTTGAGGAGATAAAAGAAGCAGATAGAAGAAAGAGGTAATGTCAGAAAGAAACTACATCAATTGAGATAGGGGAAGGTGCTACCCTACAATGGGCACCCCAGGAGGGATGAAGATGTTGACGTGGAACTGTTGGGGTTTGGAAAAACCCCTGACAGTTCACAACATCAAAGGGATTATTAAATCTCAAAGGGATGAAGATGATTTGGACCTGAATGTGGGGCTTAGACGCCTTCAGTGCAATGTATGACGTCTTCTCATGGAGGGATGAAGCCGTCTGAGTTTTTCGTGAAGAGGTGTGCGTGGgatggtacctacaagggactcgaATGTTTAAATAAGCAACGGTTTTTGGCAGGTTTTATATAGATTAGAGTTGAGAAATTCCTAAGATGAAAATGAAAGTTAAATAATTGGATAAATAACCTAGTGACCACTTTTATAACATTCTCTTCTATTCTGGTGGGTAgtttatcttttccttttttttaagagGTGTTGAGATctcatatttgaaaaaaaaaaaaatatatatatatatatatatgagcataTTTGTATGTGCAATTAAGATTCTACACACCAAGTCGGCTCTTATGAGATCAGACATAGTGACAAAATGGATTTGGTCTTTATATCTAAGTTTTGTCTATTTCTTGAACcatattttgaaataaatttaaaaatttatattcaaaatattttttattttcgtgCATAATtgtaatagataaaaaaatatcttcaattttatattaaatatctttagttaactataatttcattgttttttaaaaagtattatattttatattatgtcaTGTTATCATATCATACACTATCAGTGacgaatataaaaaattttaacataagaGCAAagcatatataatacatgaaataaaataaaaaaaggaaaatagtAATTTAAGTTTAACCATATAACGGAGGTAATTactatttaacattttttatgtttttcttttttaagatgattatttttttttatttttaaaatatttaaataatattttgtttttattatttatttttctatatttgaaaaatatatatttcatattatttattcaatacaaaataagtatttttaaaaaataaaagatctgatgacaattatttttatgctgaataaattatttttacacaagtaaaatgtataaagaaaattgATTAGTAGACTGACTCtaggtatattttatttttatcaaataataataataataataataataataataataataataataataataacaacaacaaagtcttgtcccactaagtgggatcGGTAATAAactccgattttgtggtttatcttgtgcttaatttgggggattttatcaactttttccacatttattcaatgaaatagcatggttttgtaattctcccttgaattgtgcttaagtgtaaaaacatgctttttaggcccttaaattagtgattttaatccactttaattccattcgatgccttgatgtgtttgttgagtgatttcaggttcataagacaagtattggatggaagaagtgaggagaaaagcatgcaaagtgggagaactcatgaagaaatgaaggaaccgtaaagctgtcaagcctgacctcttcgcactcaatcgaccataacttgagctacagagatccaaatgaggcggttctagttgcgttggaaaactaacatctggggcttcgaaatgatataaattttgccatatgttgctttgcgttcaggggcgcgcacgcgccatgtacgcgtgcgcgccgattctgcccgagggtccactttaatgaaatgcccccagcgattttgcagctcattttgggcccaatccaacccatttctgatgctattgaacccaaggattgaagggggaatgaaccaagggagtcataatttagttttcatcatgttttagagtagaattctaaagagagaggctctttcctctctctagatttaggatagaaattagggtaaagttaggttaaacgctctcaaatttctctttcaattcttgttttgatttaatttttcttcttaatttcttgtattacatcttttctcttttagttttacttgttcatttccttcattttgttacttttatgcttatgaatccttgttggatcttaattttctttaatgcaaatttatgtttcatgtctcttttatgttgattttgattgttattgttgattttttgctattgatagttatgggtttcctttaattcttgcattttattatgtttacttttcttgcattctaggtgtttgataaaatgcttcctctagtttttgagtagttttcttgactcttggcctaggctaagggaattgagtgaccttgagtcattgggtctcaatgaattggtgatttgagaatccttggtgatcaatttgatactcattgacgccaacccactactaatctaattagtaggtaggttgggacttatgggttgatgtgatcaagcctatttgacgtacttcaagcctagaagtagatattacgtacttaaggctttggaagtagacttaataggttggcctctcataattatcaatatatggtttgtagacaaggatggtgatctcaattacctatgtctagccaagagttctttccatttattttattagttcttgtcattttaccttcttgtcatttatttttcttgcaatttatattttcttgtcccTATATAAAATCAAAAACCcccttaccccttcatagccaataagcatacacttcattgcaattccttgtgagacgaccctgagtctaaatactccggttatttcttatttggggtttgttctttgtgacaaccaaaatttttgcatgaaaggattcttgattggtttggaaactatacttcacaacgagactccattagataaattctaaaccgtcaagaattcgatcatcaaaatggcgccgttgccggggagttgcaatggtgttacattattggctattgtgaatattttgAATATGcttgccttttgcttatttgttagtttttgttagctttaggactttgctgcttatttttgttagcttttgtttttgtttgctaTCATGAATTTTCACTCcgttggctatgagtttggctcaaattatgttgtaggtaatggacgctacaatgaggatgtgcatcaaggatggagcaatcaaagatgggaggagcctcaagggattgatcaaccttattggcaacaaccccctccggattcttatgggtataattctaatcctaatgcatatcaatctaatggatgtggtgacctgATGCGGTATTTATAGCccactaacttaccggcaagtgcaccggatcgtaccaagtaataccttacgtgagtaagggtcgatcccacgaggattgatggaccaagcaacaatagtgtttgataggcgtagttagacaaataaaaattggtgttgagatgcagtataaaagacattaaacaatataaaaaatattaaagataagcagaaaaataagttgggaataaaatatagagaagatagttaaggtttcagagttatctatttttccggattaatttttttcttactaactattttaatcatgtaggatttaatttatggcaaactatatgtgactagaccctaattccttagaccttcctagtctcctctaaaattcattaactgtcaattccttggtcaattaattccaattagagggtgataatcaaattccagtttatatgccacaaaaactctaattacccaaattaccgacaagtgcaccgggtcgtaccaagtaataccttacgtgagtaagggttgatcccacgaggattgatggaccaagcaacaatagtgtttgataggcttagacaaacaaaaattggtgttgagatgcagtataaaagacattaaacaataaaaaaaatattaaagataggcagataaataagttgggaataaaatatgaagaagatagttaaggtttcagagttatctatttttccggattaattttttttcttactaactattttaatcatgtaggatttaatttatggcaaactatatgtgactagaccctaattctttagaccttcctagtctcctctaaaattcattaactgccaattccttggtaaattaattccaattagaggatgataatcaaattccagtttatatgccacaaaaactctaattactaaaaaataaaaggattatatgtcacgtatcccgttaagtccaaataattaaaatttaggagaatatattttcaagctgttgttcaagtaaagagcttttccaagttttacaggaactcaaatagaaaaaagggtcatacttccgttccacccaaattcataaaataaagagcgaaaataattcttaaattgtaaatccatacataaattaaaatagaaaaaataataaaatcaatccatagaaatagacagagctcctaaccttaacaatggaggattagttgctcataattGAGAGGGAAAataaagattgtaaattgggatgGAATGGGATCCTCCCCAGGACCTCTCTACCAAGGAAGGAAAGCTTcctccctttttataactaatcctaataaatttaaaatctaatatctaaaactaaaaattaaaaaaatatcttttcctaatttaagatttgaatttaaatttgaattaattaacagatcttcagttgatgagtggggaccacttgttctgtccattctgcagcttttaatctgtattttctgggctgaaaatttaGTTAacacagcccagaaatcgcccccagcattttctgtcaattctgcagatcgctcatgtgacgcgtccgcgtcgtccacgcgttcgcatcatttgtgcagattccagtccacgcgatcgcgtcagggacgcgatctCGTCATTAcaatttcctccattccgcgcggtcgcgtgagccatgcgtccgcgtcggtattcgcttgtcatctccttggcttcttctctttctctgcagaaattCCATCAAATtctgccaaatgctacctaaaataaataaaattgcacaaaactcaaaatatcatccatagtggctaaaatataattaattcttaattaaactcaacaaattagatgcaaattcactaggaaaagatagacaagatgctaacgcatcacaacaccaaacttaaactgttgcttttcctcaagcaactaacactaatataagcttaggatgtgaatgagaatgagagtttgattaagctcatgtctcttcttatagtggggtttacaactgcaatcctgaatagttttggcatctcactttatcctttgaagttcagaatgattggcatccataggaactcagacttcagatagtgttattgattctcctagttcggtatgttgattcttgaacacagctactttatgagtcttggctgtgaccctaagtattttgttttccagtattaccaccggatacataaattccacagacacataactgggtgaaccttttcagattgtgactcagctttgctagagtccccagttagaggtgcccagagttcttaagcacactctttttgctttggatcacgactttaaccgctcagtctcaagcttttcacttgacaccttcacgccacaagtacatggttagggacagcttgatttagccgcttaggccaggattttattccttagggccctcctatccattaatgctcaaagccttggatcctttttacccttgccttttagtttaaag is drawn from Arachis hypogaea cultivar Tifrunner chromosome 12, arahy.Tifrunner.gnm2.J5K5, whole genome shotgun sequence and contains these coding sequences:
- the LOC112727598 gene encoding 1-aminocyclopropane-1-carboxylate oxidase homolog 1 is translated as MEVSYTDQEVTVGTVKLSSNRLNDLKSFDETKTGVKGLVDKGLTKIPSLFHHQHDNTKSHKAADLCNSEHTIPVIDLEDVVVTKDPSKREGVVSRIREACKTWGFFQVVNHGIPESVLEEMKDGVRRFFEQDDEVKKKFYTRDQNRSFIYNSNFDLYSSPALNWRDTFMCYLAPDNPKPVELPVVCRDILLEYGTNIMKFGIALFELLSEALGLHSNYLRDIGCTYGRILLCHYYPACPEPELTLGTTKHSDNDFITVLLQDHIGGLQVLHEDKWIDIPPVPGALVINIGDLLQLITNDIFKSVEHRVLANLIGPRISVASFFCSGMRSSSKLYGPIKELLSEDNPAKYRNTTMEEYVAYYNAKGLDGTTALEHFRV